One genomic window of Panicum hallii strain FIL2 chromosome 6, PHallii_v3.1, whole genome shotgun sequence includes the following:
- the LOC112896978 gene encoding uncharacterized protein LOC112896978 — protein sequence MDLIDDAATEILLRLPPDDPACLVRASLVCKAWRELLSDPAFLRRYRAFHGAPPLLGFLRNIYDDGPCARFVASRFPAPAFDRPNWWVVECRHGRALLQTFEQDAPARLVVWDPITGDQQHVPVPGYPYFYRAAAVLCAADGCDHLDCHGGPFLVVVIGAYDEEDLTCASVYSSETSAWTTSSAIQLYAYIEERPSLLARDALYFSVQQGERILKYDFVGQGLQVIDAPDMFVQTGAIVVAAEDGGLGLASLKDGNLHLWSWQAGTHGVAEWVQGRVIKLRMLMPTIKPLTSIDVIGFREDTYTIYISTDVGVFAVMPKSGQVNKVGERGSYYAIAPYTSFYTPDLAKGRLPPP from the exons ATGGATCTGATCGACGACGCCGCCACCGagatcctcctccgcctcccgccGGACGACCCGGCGTGCCTCGTGCGCGCCTCCCTCGTCTGCAAGGCCTGGCGCGAGCTCCTCTCCGACCCCGCCTTCCTCCGCCGCTACCGCGCGTTCCACGGCGCGCCGCCTCTGCTCGGCTTCCTCCGCAACATCTACGACGACGGTCCCTGCGCTCGATTCGTCGCCTCCCGCTTCCCCGCGCCGGCGTTCGACCGCCCCAACTGGTGGGTCGTCGAGTGCCGCCACGGGCGCGCGCTGCTCCAAACGTTCGAGCAGGATGCGCCCGCGCGCCTCGTCGTCTGGGACCCCATCACCGGCGACCAGCAGCACGTGCCTGTGCCCGGGTACCCTTACTTCTACCGCGCCGCAGCGGTGCTCTGCGCCGCTGACGGCTGCGACCACCTCGACTGCCACGGTGGCCCGTtcctcgtcgtcgtcatcgGCGCCTACGACGAAGAGGATCTCACTTGCGCGAGCGTGTACTCATCCGAGACTTCCGCATGGACCACGTCGTCTGCCATTCAGCTTTATGCCTACATCGAGGAGAGGCCCAGCCTCCTTGCCAGAGACGCGCTCTACTTCAGCGTTCAGCAAGGCGAAAGGATTCTCAAGTACGACTTCGTTGGGCAGGGCCTACAGGTGATCGATGCGCCGGATATGTTTGTGCAGACGGGGGCCATTGTTGTGGCTGCAGAAGATGGTGGGCTGGGACTCGCCAGCCTAAAGGATGGCAACCTCCACCTGTGGTCATGGCAGGCTGGTACTCATGGTGTTGCAGAATGGGTGCAAGGCAGGGTCATAAAGCTCAGGATGCTGATGCCCACTATCAAACCATTGACCTCAATTGATGTGATAGGCTTCCGGGAGGACACATATACCATTTACATTAGCACAGATGTTGGCGTCTTCGCAGTCATGCCCAAATCAGGGCAGGTGAACAAGGTTGGCGAGAGAGGGTCCTATTATGCAATCGCACCCTACACTAGCTTCTACACTCCAG ATCTTGCTAAGGGCAGATTGCCACCACCGTGA